A genomic region of Pseudomonas sp. MPC6 contains the following coding sequences:
- a CDS encoding protein-glutamate O-methyltransferase CheR, whose amino-acid sequence MESIYSGQRNSEIELRLLIEAIYLKYSYDFRDYSGASIKRRVHHALGQFECATISALQEKVLHDPTAFMQLLQLLTIPVSEMFRDPSHFLAIRQEVVPLLKTYPSIKIWIAGCSTGEEVYSMAILLREEGLLDRTIIYATDINPRSLDKAKQGIFSMENVRAYTHNYQQAGGQRSFADYYTAAYGYAIFDKTLCDNVTFADHSLATDSVFSETQLISCRNVLIYFNKKLQDRAFGLFHDSLCHRGFLVLGSKETPEFSGYGSQFQPLIKQERIYRKS is encoded by the coding sequence GTGGAAAGCATTTATTCCGGGCAGCGAAATAGCGAAATCGAATTGCGCTTGCTGATCGAGGCGATTTACCTCAAGTACAGCTACGACTTTCGCGATTATTCCGGTGCGTCGATCAAGCGTCGCGTCCACCACGCGTTGGGCCAGTTCGAGTGCGCCACCATTTCGGCGTTGCAGGAGAAGGTGCTCCACGACCCCACAGCGTTCATGCAATTGCTGCAATTGCTGACGATTCCAGTCAGTGAAATGTTCCGCGATCCCTCGCACTTCCTTGCCATTCGCCAGGAAGTGGTGCCGCTGCTCAAGACCTATCCGTCGATCAAGATCTGGATCGCCGGTTGCAGCACCGGCGAAGAAGTCTATTCGATGGCGATACTGCTGCGCGAAGAAGGCTTGCTCGATCGCACCATCATCTATGCCACCGACATCAACCCGCGTTCGCTGGACAAAGCCAAGCAAGGGATTTTCTCCATGGAAAATGTCCGGGCCTACACTCATAACTACCAGCAGGCAGGTGGCCAGCGTTCCTTCGCCGACTACTACACGGCGGCCTACGGCTACGCCATTTTCGACAAGACGCTGTGTGACAACGTGACCTTCGCCGACCACAGCCTGGCAACCGACAGTGTCTTCTCAGAAACTCAATTAATTTCATGTCGTAATGTATTGATTTATTTTAATAAAAAACTTCAGGATCGCGCTTTCGGTTTGTTCCACGACTCCCTTTGCCATCGAGGATTTCTGGTGCTGGGCAGCAAGGAAACCCCGGAGTTCTCGGGCTACGGCAGCCAGTTCCAACCCCTGATCAAACAAGAACGGATCTACCGCAAATCATGA
- a CDS encoding chemotaxis protein CheB, translated as MNSAKELPCIEAIVIGASAGGVEALLTLLGPLRKGFGLPIVVVLHLPETGRSQLAEVFARRVSLPVLEARDKTRVEAGTLYFAGPGYHLSVEQDRSFSLSLEDRVHYSRPAIDYLFESAADAYGPALAAVLLTGANRDGARGLAQVKQRGGLTIVQDPAEAQVAIMPLAALDTVAPDHILPLRGIGRLLVELERIAC; from the coding sequence ATGAACAGCGCAAAGGAATTGCCTTGTATAGAAGCTATTGTGATCGGCGCCTCGGCAGGCGGCGTGGAGGCGTTGCTTACGCTCCTCGGCCCGCTGCGCAAAGGCTTCGGCCTGCCGATCGTGGTGGTGCTGCACCTGCCTGAAACAGGACGCAGCCAGCTCGCCGAAGTCTTCGCGCGAAGGGTATCCCTGCCGGTGCTGGAAGCCCGCGACAAGACGCGGGTCGAAGCCGGCACCCTGTATTTCGCCGGGCCTGGGTATCACTTGTCGGTCGAGCAGGACCGCAGCTTTTCCCTGAGCCTGGAAGACCGCGTGCATTATTCGCGGCCCGCGATCGATTACCTGTTCGAGTCGGCTGCCGATGCGTATGGCCCGGCGCTGGCCGCGGTGTTGCTGACCGGCGCCAACCGCGACGGCGCGCGCGGCCTGGCCCAGGTCAAGCAGCGTGGCGGCCTGACCATCGTGCAGGATCCGGCCGAAGCCCAGGTCGCGATCATGCCCCTGGCCGCGCTGGATACCGTTGCGCCAGACCACATCCTTCCCCTGCGCGGCATCGGCCGTCTGCTTGTCGAGCTGGAACGAATAGCATGCTAA
- a CDS encoding hybrid sensor histidine kinase/response regulator: MLSNIQAKLLIVDDLPENLLALEALIKREDRIVYKALSADEALSLLLQHEFAMAILDVQMPGMNGFELAELMRGTEKTRNIPIVFVSAAGRELNYAFKGYESGAVDFLYKPLDIHAVKSKVNVFVELFRQSKAMKQQVEALEQSRREQEALLQQLQSTQLELEQAVRMRDDFMSIVAHEVRTPLNGLILETQLRKMHLARDNAAAFTLEKMHAMVDRDERQIKSLIRLIEDMLDVSRIRTGKLSIRPTRFDLSALVGDLLQNFAPQIEAAESSVTLHAGHPVVGNWDEFRIEQVISNLLTNALRYGAKSPVTVRVYSESGQALVEVQDLGIGIGEENQKRIFQQFERVSAKHAVAGLGLGLFISEQIVTAHGGSITVESRIGEGALFRVCLPL; encoded by the coding sequence ATGCTAAGTAACATCCAAGCCAAACTGCTGATCGTCGACGATCTTCCGGAAAACCTGTTGGCGCTCGAAGCGTTGATCAAGCGTGAAGACCGTATCGTCTACAAAGCCTTGTCCGCTGACGAAGCCTTGTCCCTGCTGCTGCAACACGAATTCGCCATGGCCATTCTCGACGTGCAGATGCCCGGCATGAACGGTTTCGAACTGGCCGAGCTGATGCGTGGCACGGAAAAGACCCGAAACATTCCTATCGTGTTTGTCAGCGCTGCCGGCCGCGAGCTGAATTACGCATTCAAGGGCTACGAAAGCGGTGCGGTGGACTTCCTCTACAAGCCGCTGGATATCCACGCGGTGAAGAGCAAGGTCAATGTGTTCGTCGAACTGTTCCGCCAGAGCAAGGCGATGAAACAACAGGTCGAAGCGCTGGAGCAAAGCCGGCGCGAACAGGAAGCGCTGCTTCAACAGTTACAGAGCACCCAGCTCGAACTGGAGCAGGCGGTGCGCATGCGCGATGATTTCATGTCGATCGTCGCTCATGAAGTCCGCACGCCGCTCAATGGGCTGATTCTCGAAACCCAGCTGCGCAAGATGCACCTGGCCCGGGATAACGCCGCCGCGTTCACCCTGGAAAAGATGCACGCGATGGTCGATCGCGACGAACGGCAGATCAAAAGCCTGATCCGACTGATCGAAGACATGCTTGATGTGTCGCGAATTCGCACCGGCAAACTGTCGATCCGGCCGACGCGCTTCGACTTGTCGGCGCTGGTTGGAGATTTGTTACAGAACTTTGCTCCGCAGATCGAAGCCGCCGAGTCCTCCGTAACCCTGCACGCCGGGCATCCGGTGGTGGGTAACTGGGACGAGTTTCGCATCGAACAGGTCATTTCCAATTTGTTGACCAACGCTTTACGTTACGGCGCCAAGAGTCCGGTCACCGTGAGGGTGTACAGTGAGAGCGGCCAGGCGCTGGTCGAGGTGCAGGATCTGGGAATCGGTATTGGTGAAGAAAACCAGAAGCGCATTTTCCAGCAGTTCGAGCGGGTTTCGGCCAAGCACGCCGTCGCCGGGTTGGGCCTGGGGTTGTTTATTTCAGAACAGATTGTGACCGCCCATGGCGGTTCAATTACCGTCGAGAGCCGGATTGGCGAAGGCGCCTTGTTTCGCGTTTGTCTGCCGCTGTAG
- a CDS encoding response regulator — translation MSEDAQDVVLIVEDDPSILMVLSAYLSGEGYRVLQAENGEQAFEILASKPHLDMMITDFRLPGGISGVQIAEPAVKLRPELKVIFISGYPQEIRETDSPITRKAPILAKPFDLDVLQELMQQMLS, via the coding sequence ATGAGTGAAGATGCACAAGACGTCGTACTGATCGTCGAAGATGACCCCTCGATATTGATGGTGCTATCGGCCTATCTGTCGGGTGAGGGCTACCGGGTATTGCAGGCCGAAAACGGCGAGCAGGCCTTTGAAATCCTGGCGAGCAAGCCGCATCTGGACATGATGATCACAGACTTCCGCCTGCCTGGCGGGATCTCGGGCGTACAGATCGCCGAACCCGCGGTGAAACTGCGACCGGAGCTGAAGGTGATTTTCATTAGCGGCTATCCGCAGGAAATCCGCGAGACCGACAGCCCGATCACGCGAAAGGCGCCGATCCTGGCCAAGCCGTTCGACCTGGATGTGTTGCAGGAGCTGATGCAGCAGATGCTGTCGTAG
- a CDS encoding response regulator gives MTVLEAMSERAIILAPLGRDSQIALMMLNEAGYDGVITRDLGGLCRELTRGAGLLLISSEALLGSDLEPLFGLIEQQPAWSDLPIVLLTYHGGPEQNPASRFGPQLGNVTFLERPFHPVTLISLVTTALRGRRRQYEARDRLIDLSQSELRLQNTLETLEQQVEERTAQLRHNEEALRQSQKMEAVGQLTGGIAHDFNNMLTGIIGSLELLRRRLARGRTDDLDSLIDLGVTSANRAAGLTHRLLAFSRRQSLDSKPVQMNSLVVSMGELLQRSINESIQLDMQLSEQLWVAEADPNQLESALLNLVINARDAMPGGGQLVVKTSNRHLDQSFTQAHSNLDPGDYVMLSVTDTGCGMPQSTINRAFDPFFTTKPIGQGTGLGLSMIYGFSKQSRGHVAIQSAVGSGTTVSLFLPRFGGDLPGDVLDDVQHAPFAQHGETVLIVEDDPAVRVLVSTVLSDLGYAFVEAGDADSAVPILDSAQRIDLMISDVGLPGMNGRQLAEIGRQYRPELKVLFITGYAEHAAVRGGFLDPGMQMITKPFTFDLLTAKVREMIQI, from the coding sequence GTGACGGTCCTGGAAGCAATGTCCGAGCGCGCGATCATTCTCGCGCCGCTGGGACGCGACAGCCAGATTGCCCTGATGATGCTCAATGAAGCGGGTTACGACGGCGTCATCACTCGCGATCTGGGGGGCCTTTGCCGCGAGTTGACGCGAGGCGCAGGCTTGCTGCTGATCTCGTCGGAGGCGTTGCTGGGCAGTGATCTTGAACCGCTGTTCGGCCTGATCGAGCAACAGCCGGCCTGGTCGGACTTGCCGATTGTGTTGCTGACCTATCATGGCGGTCCGGAACAGAACCCCGCGTCGCGATTCGGTCCGCAACTGGGCAATGTCACCTTTCTTGAACGGCCTTTTCATCCCGTGACCCTGATCAGCCTGGTGACGACCGCGTTGCGCGGGCGGCGACGACAGTACGAAGCCAGGGATCGGCTGATCGATCTGAGTCAAAGCGAGTTGCGGTTGCAGAACACCCTCGAAACGCTTGAACAGCAGGTCGAGGAACGCACCGCACAGCTGCGCCACAACGAAGAAGCCCTGCGCCAGTCACAGAAAATGGAAGCGGTCGGCCAGCTCACCGGCGGCATCGCCCATGACTTCAACAACATGCTGACCGGCATCATCGGCAGCCTGGAGTTATTACGCCGGCGCCTGGCCCGTGGCCGCACCGACGACCTGGACAGCCTGATCGACCTGGGGGTGACCTCGGCCAACCGCGCGGCCGGCCTGACCCATCGCCTGCTGGCCTTCTCCCGGCGCCAGTCGCTGGATTCAAAACCGGTGCAGATGAACAGCCTGGTGGTGTCCATGGGCGAGTTGCTGCAGCGCAGTATCAACGAAAGCATTCAGCTGGACATGCAACTGAGCGAGCAACTGTGGGTGGCCGAAGCCGACCCCAATCAACTGGAAAGTGCCCTGCTCAACCTGGTGATCAATGCACGGGACGCCATGCCCGGTGGCGGCCAACTGGTGGTGAAGACCAGCAATCGCCATCTGGACCAAAGCTTCACCCAAGCCCACAGCAACCTCGACCCGGGCGACTACGTGATGCTAAGCGTCACCGACACCGGCTGTGGCATGCCGCAAAGCACTATCAACCGGGCCTTCGACCCGTTCTTTACCACCAAGCCGATCGGCCAGGGTACAGGCCTCGGGTTATCGATGATTTATGGTTTCAGCAAACAATCGCGCGGCCACGTCGCCATTCAGAGCGCAGTGGGCAGTGGCACCACGGTGAGTTTGTTCCTGCCGCGGTTCGGGGGTGACCTGCCCGGGGACGTTCTGGATGACGTCCAGCATGCTCCGTTCGCGCAACACGGCGAAACGGTGTTGATCGTCGAAGACGACCCGGCGGTGCGGGTGTTGGTCAGTACCGTGTTGAGCGACCTGGGTTATGCGTTTGTCGAGGCCGGTGATGCCGACAGTGCGGTACCGATTCTGGATTCGGCGCAACGGATCGATCTGATGATCAGCGATGTCGGCCTACCCGGCATGAATGGCCGGCAGCTGGCAGAAATCGGCCGGCAATACCGGCCTGAACTCAAGGTGCTATTCATCACCGGCTACGCCGAACACGCCGCGGTGCGTGGCGGCTTCCTGGACCCGGGCATGCAGATGATCACCAAGCCGTTCACCTTCGACCTGTTGACGGCGAAGGTGCGGGAGATGATCCAGATCTGA
- a CDS encoding ATPase domain-containing protein, which translates to MSTSNELFSAKAATGIEGLDDILAGGLSRGHVFLLEGEPGTGKTTVALHFLLAGARAGERSLYITLSETERELRQGALSHGWELDENIHIFELTPPESLLNAEHQQSLLYSSDLELGEATKQIFEVVQRVKPTRVVLDSLSEIRLLAQSSLRYRRQILAIKHYFVRYDATVVLLDDLTTESLDKTVHSVAHGVIRLEELTPNYGAERRRIRVVKYRGQKYRGGFHDFTIMGDGVHVFPRLVAAEHRGVYTRQQLTSGIKEMDALLGGGIETGSSTLILGPAGTGKSLISMIFAAAAVARGEKAALFIFDEELGLLFERMKNMGIDLKALQDTGNLLIEQVDAAELSPGEFSHRVRRCVDQRDIKTVVIDSINGYQAAMPEENALVLHMHELLLYLNRRGAATFMTVAQHGLVGDMQAPVDITYLADTVILLRYFEALGKVRRAISIIKKRTGSHESTIREYRISGLGMTIGEPLDAFQGVLRGVPTYMGASNPLLGDESP; encoded by the coding sequence TTGTCTACATCTAACGAGTTGTTCAGTGCAAAAGCCGCCACCGGCATCGAAGGTCTGGATGACATCCTGGCCGGCGGATTGTCCCGTGGCCATGTGTTTTTGCTCGAAGGTGAACCAGGCACTGGTAAAACCACGGTCGCCCTGCATTTTCTGTTGGCCGGCGCGCGAGCCGGCGAGCGCTCGTTGTACATCACCTTGTCGGAAACCGAGCGCGAACTGCGCCAGGGTGCGTTGTCCCATGGCTGGGAGCTGGATGAAAACATCCACATCTTCGAGCTGACACCCCCGGAAAGCCTGCTCAATGCCGAACATCAGCAAAGCCTGCTGTACTCCTCCGACCTGGAACTGGGCGAAGCCACCAAGCAGATTTTCGAAGTGGTCCAGCGGGTCAAGCCGACTCGCGTGGTACTCGACAGCCTGTCCGAGATCCGCCTGCTGGCCCAAAGCTCCCTGCGCTACCGGCGCCAGATCCTCGCGATCAAACACTACTTCGTGCGCTATGACGCCACGGTGGTGTTGCTCGACGACCTGACCACCGAGTCCCTCGACAAGACCGTGCACAGTGTCGCCCACGGCGTGATTCGCCTGGAAGAACTGACCCCCAACTATGGCGCCGAGCGCCGGCGGATCCGCGTGGTCAAGTATCGCGGCCAGAAATACCGTGGCGGCTTCCACGACTTCACCATCATGGGCGATGGCGTCCACGTGTTCCCGCGGCTGGTGGCCGCCGAGCATCGCGGCGTGTACACCCGTCAGCAATTGACCAGCGGTATCAAGGAAATGGATGCCCTGCTCGGCGGCGGCATCGAGACCGGGTCTAGCACCTTGATCCTCGGCCCGGCCGGTACCGGCAAATCGCTGATCTCGATGATCTTCGCCGCGGCGGCCGTGGCCCGGGGCGAGAAAGCCGCGTTGTTCATTTTTGATGAAGAACTGGGGTTGCTGTTCGAACGCATGAAAAACATGGGCATCGATTTAAAAGCCCTGCAAGACACCGGCAACCTGCTGATCGAACAAGTGGATGCAGCCGAATTGTCCCCCGGCGAGTTTTCGCACCGGGTTCGTCGTTGCGTCGACCAGCGTGATATCAAGACCGTGGTGATCGACAGCATCAATGGCTATCAGGCGGCGATGCCGGAAGAAAACGCCCTGGTGCTGCACATGCACGAGTTGCTGCTGTACCTCAATCGCCGGGGCGCCGCGACTTTCATGACCGTCGCCCAGCACGGACTGGTCGGCGACATGCAGGCCCCCGTGGACATTACCTACCTGGCCGATACGGTGATCCTGTTGCGATATTTTGAAGCACTGGGCAAGGTGCGCCGGGCGATTTCGATCATCAAGAAACGTACCGGCAGCCATGAATCGACCATTCGTGAATACCGCATCAGCGGCCTGGGCATGACCATCGGCGAACCGCTGGACGCGTTCCAGGGCGTACTGCGCGGGGTGCCCACTTATATGGGCGCGAGCAATCCGCTGCTCGGGGACGAGAGCCCGTGA
- a CDS encoding HEAT repeat domain-containing protein, whose product MPQSRRYLIISLCALFAIGLAWFFLRSTAPEVPAAIKRGYTEALDQARAGQPGAARVLYQQLARPDLSPKRRIWLHAELPNYPSSVALKLATADLQHESPDVRVAAIDSISALVPNGQRSLLLGPLLEDSDQRVRYTAVNALLGLSPDDLGLYFGPLEQAIDAWEQDLKSQPESADNHYQLARLHLHNGQLQQAQQALENVLRLAPGNLPALVMQIEVLDKQGQSEAARLLLAKQLKAQPDSAYLQHALGLWLLHHGQSEFALLGLSKAVELEPDNKDYRYDLATTLHGELELEAAQKQLQEIVQRHPADRRARVLLINYWKESGQLQNVQILLAQLEQLNPDDPALQQGL is encoded by the coding sequence ATGCCCCAGTCCCGCCGCTACCTGATCATCAGCCTCTGCGCCCTGTTCGCCATCGGCCTTGCCTGGTTTTTCCTGCGCAGCACCGCACCCGAGGTGCCGGCAGCGATCAAGCGCGGCTACACCGAAGCGCTCGACCAGGCGCGCGCGGGTCAACCAGGTGCGGCGCGGGTGCTCTACCAGCAATTGGCACGCCCGGACCTTTCACCGAAACGACGTATCTGGCTGCATGCCGAACTGCCCAACTACCCCAGCTCCGTCGCGCTGAAACTGGCGACTGCGGACTTGCAACATGAATCGCCGGACGTGCGCGTTGCGGCGATCGACAGCATCAGCGCCCTGGTGCCCAACGGCCAGCGCAGCCTGTTGCTGGGCCCGCTGCTCGAAGATAGCGATCAGCGCGTGCGCTACACCGCCGTGAACGCCTTGCTGGGGCTTTCGCCAGACGATCTCGGTTTGTATTTCGGGCCATTGGAGCAAGCCATCGACGCCTGGGAGCAGGACCTGAAAAGTCAGCCCGAAAGCGCCGACAACCACTACCAACTGGCTCGGCTGCACCTGCACAATGGCCAATTGCAACAAGCGCAACAGGCACTGGAGAACGTCTTGCGTCTTGCCCCCGGCAACCTGCCCGCGCTGGTGATGCAAATTGAAGTGCTCGACAAACAGGGCCAGAGCGAAGCCGCCCGGCTGCTATTGGCCAAACAGTTGAAGGCGCAACCCGATTCGGCCTACCTGCAACATGCCCTGGGGCTCTGGCTGCTGCATCACGGTCAAAGCGAGTTCGCCCTGCTCGGCCTGTCCAAGGCGGTGGAGCTGGAGCCGGACAACAAGGATTACCGCTACGACCTGGCCACCACGCTGCACGGCGAACTGGAGCTGGAAGCGGCGCAGAAACAGCTGCAGGAAATCGTCCAGCGCCACCCGGCCGATCGCAGGGCCCGGGTGTTGCTGATCAATTACTGGAAGGAAAGCGGACAACTGCAGAACGTGCAGATACTGTTGGCGCAACTGGAACAGCTCAATCCCGACGACCCGGCGTTGCAGCAGGGGCTTTAG
- a CDS encoding FUSC family protein: protein MQALLLYFKAMLNPGRGVLLFALRTIAAGLLTLYLAFLFDLDQPKWSIMAVVIVSQPLGGMALARSFGQVIGTTLGAVVAVLIMGIFPQAPLPFILTLALWLALCTAGGTLYRYTSSQAFVLSGYTAVIVALLAVPDQAGTFMLAVTRVTETLLAVACVCVVSLLTARPEAVARDYFARIDQVIKLLATHAAAVIRTEESEADFRQRQMTLLGEISALEGVRRHLYFDAPRLRSANGLVQLLGNQLVLLTSRLMALRHQRELLLERWKGALPVDSQRLLAEELVFLDEVARQGRSLSAEARHSFAALQKRFDELAYRSERLTETMPATLRSLAWSLRWEQARMLEQLNQILDLSDAIQEGREASCVFRGQDNPLHLDFTLAAMNATRAFCALVVAGLIWIETAWDGARGGMIVVGVLCSLMATFPRPLLAAQSFARGLALALVVSALYQFMLVPMISDFELLALLLAPLLYAVAVGLASPATTGTGIGLGLLTFLLLGPQNTGTGQNTAILWFEFAGAYVYAVTLALGVYVLIFPFRPDVRMRRLFTENREQVYALLKTPATDEQQFAFESRMVDRLTMMLGLLPATRDKQSGALFEVSLGCMALGVALNQLRQQGQSNTLLSTDQQQRLLAAVRETGRWVAGRPGTGLGQLLDTLRVLGDEMDELHTDVHEHLWSVFRMRVALLIVVSFLLRYPDYFQPSDVEGVPALAH, encoded by the coding sequence ATGCAAGCGCTGCTTTTATATTTCAAGGCGATGCTCAACCCCGGCCGCGGAGTGCTGTTGTTCGCCTTGCGGACGATCGCCGCCGGGCTGTTGACCCTGTACCTGGCCTTCCTGTTCGACCTCGACCAGCCCAAGTGGTCGATCATGGCCGTGGTCATCGTCAGCCAGCCATTGGGTGGCATGGCCCTGGCCCGCAGTTTCGGCCAGGTCATCGGCACCACGCTCGGAGCGGTCGTGGCGGTGTTGATCATGGGGATCTTTCCCCAGGCTCCGTTGCCTTTCATCCTCACCCTGGCCCTGTGGCTGGCGCTGTGTACCGCCGGCGGCACCTTGTATCGCTACACCAGTTCCCAGGCGTTTGTGTTGAGTGGCTACACGGCGGTGATCGTGGCGCTGCTGGCGGTGCCTGATCAGGCTGGCACCTTCATGCTGGCCGTGACCCGAGTGACCGAAACACTGTTGGCGGTGGCGTGCGTGTGCGTGGTCAGCCTGCTCACGGCACGACCGGAAGCCGTGGCCCGGGATTATTTCGCCCGGATCGATCAAGTGATCAAGCTGCTCGCGACCCATGCGGCCGCCGTCATCCGCACCGAAGAAAGCGAGGCCGACTTCCGCCAGCGGCAAATGACGCTGTTAGGCGAGATCAGTGCCCTTGAAGGGGTACGGCGGCATTTGTACTTCGATGCGCCACGCCTGCGCAGCGCCAATGGCCTGGTGCAGTTGCTCGGCAATCAATTGGTGCTGCTGACGTCACGGCTGATGGCATTGCGTCACCAGCGGGAGTTGTTGCTCGAACGCTGGAAAGGGGCGCTGCCCGTCGACTCCCAGCGCTTGCTGGCCGAAGAACTGGTGTTCCTGGACGAAGTGGCCCGGCAGGGGCGCTCGTTATCGGCCGAGGCACGCCACTCTTTCGCCGCGCTGCAAAAACGCTTCGATGAACTGGCCTACCGGTCTGAACGACTGACCGAAACGATGCCGGCCACGTTGCGCTCCCTGGCGTGGTCGCTGCGTTGGGAACAGGCACGGATGTTGGAGCAGCTGAATCAGATTCTGGATCTGAGCGACGCGATTCAGGAGGGGCGTGAAGCCAGTTGCGTGTTCCGCGGCCAGGACAATCCATTGCACCTGGATTTCACCCTGGCGGCGATGAACGCGACGCGGGCTTTTTGCGCGCTGGTGGTGGCCGGTCTGATCTGGATCGAGACCGCCTGGGACGGGGCGAGGGGCGGGATGATCGTGGTAGGGGTCCTGTGTTCCTTGATGGCGACTTTTCCGCGGCCGCTGCTGGCCGCCCAGAGTTTTGCCAGGGGGCTGGCCCTGGCGCTGGTGGTATCGGCGCTCTATCAGTTCATGCTGGTGCCCATGATCAGTGACTTCGAGCTGCTGGCCTTGCTGTTGGCACCGTTGTTGTATGCCGTCGCGGTGGGATTGGCCAGTCCGGCCACCACGGGCACGGGCATTGGTCTTGGCCTGTTGACGTTTCTGTTGCTGGGGCCGCAAAACACAGGGACAGGCCAGAACACCGCGATCCTGTGGTTCGAATTTGCCGGCGCCTATGTCTACGCCGTCACGCTGGCGTTGGGTGTCTACGTCCTGATCTTCCCGTTCAGGCCCGATGTGCGGATGCGCCGGCTGTTCACCGAGAACCGCGAGCAGGTCTACGCTTTGCTGAAGACGCCAGCCACCGACGAGCAGCAATTTGCCTTTGAGAGTCGCATGGTCGATCGCCTGACCATGATGTTGGGACTGCTGCCGGCGACCCGTGACAAACAGTCCGGCGCGTTGTTCGAAGTCAGCCTCGGGTGCATGGCACTGGGTGTCGCCTTGAACCAGCTCAGGCAACAGGGGCAAAGCAACACGCTGCTCAGTACCGATCAGCAGCAGCGTTTGCTGGCAGCCGTGCGTGAAACGGGACGATGGGTCGCCGGACGCCCCGGAACAGGCCTTGGGCAGTTGCTGGACACCTTGCGTGTCCTGGGCGATGAAATGGACGAACTGCATACAGACGTGCATGAGCACCTGTGGTCGGTATTCAGGATGCGCGTGGCGCTGCTGATCGTGGTGTCGTTTCTGCTGCGATACCCCGACTATTTTCAACCCTCGGACGTGGAAGGAGTACCCGCCCTTGCCCATTGA
- a CDS encoding DUF1656 domain-containing protein — MPIDLEVGGVYLPPIAQALLLALPIFLLLDWTLRRLGVLRFVWHEALFEGALYACVCATLILLMGA, encoded by the coding sequence TTGCCCATTGATCTGGAAGTAGGTGGCGTCTACTTGCCACCGATCGCCCAGGCCTTGCTGCTGGCCTTGCCGATTTTCCTGCTGTTGGACTGGACCTTGCGTCGCCTGGGCGTGCTGCGTTTCGTCTGGCATGAAGCCTTGTTCGAAGGCGCGTTGTACGCCTGCGTTTGCGCGACGCTGATTCTGCTGATGGGAGCCTGA
- a CDS encoding HlyD family secretion protein translates to MKKIMPRLVTAAVVVLAFVLGWFAWEHYTRAPWTRDARVRADVVTLSADVAGRIVSLAVHDNQHVQKGQLLLEIDPARYVLAVEHARRSVEVAKAALGQSEATIVSSGALLRQRQSEERRRRTLKERAAISGEEWEKSSTDVAVAQAELLRNQAILGLAQANVQLAIAALTQAELDLQRTRVEAPVTGYVTNLLTRQGDYASAGGALLALVDSDSFYVSGYFEETKLPRIEEGDRVRIELMSGETFGGTVKSIAFAIADRENLPGGRLLANINPSYTWVKLAQRVPVRIQIDADYAGKHRLRAGTTATVTVQEHQQ, encoded by the coding sequence TTGAAGAAAATTATGCCCCGACTGGTGACGGCGGCGGTGGTAGTGCTGGCCTTTGTGCTCGGCTGGTTTGCCTGGGAACATTACACCCGCGCGCCCTGGACCCGGGATGCGCGGGTGCGCGCCGATGTGGTGACGTTATCGGCGGACGTCGCGGGTCGCATCGTCAGCCTCGCGGTCCATGACAATCAACATGTACAGAAGGGGCAGTTACTGCTGGAGATCGACCCGGCGCGCTACGTCCTGGCGGTGGAGCACGCCAGGCGCTCGGTGGAAGTGGCGAAGGCGGCGCTGGGTCAATCCGAAGCGACGATAGTCTCCAGCGGCGCACTGCTCAGGCAGCGCCAGAGCGAAGAGCGCCGGCGTCGCACCCTCAAGGAACGCGCCGCCATCTCTGGCGAGGAGTGGGAGAAATCCAGCACGGACGTGGCCGTGGCGCAGGCCGAGTTGCTGCGCAACCAGGCCATCCTGGGTCTGGCCCAGGCCAACGTGCAACTGGCCATCGCGGCATTGACCCAGGCGGAACTGGATTTGCAGCGCACCCGGGTCGAAGCGCCTGTCACCGGGTACGTCACCAACCTGCTGACCCGCCAGGGCGACTATGCCAGCGCCGGCGGGGCGCTGTTGGCGCTGGTGGACAGCGACTCGTTTTATGTCAGTGGCTACTTTGAAGAAACCAAGTTGCCGCGGATCGAGGAGGGCGACCGGGTCCGGATCGAATTGATGAGCGGGGAAACCTTCGGCGGCACGGTGAAAAGCATTGCCTTCGCCATCGCCGACAGGGAAAACCTGCCCGGCGGCCGCCTGCTGGCCAACATCAATCCCAGCTACACCTGGGTCAAACTGGCGCAGCGGGTGCCGGTGCGGATACAGATCGATGCCGACTATGCGGGCAAACACCGCCTGCGCGCCGGAACCACGGCCACTGTCACTGTCCAGGAACACCAACAATAA